The nucleotide sequence AAATTACTATCATGTTAAGCAAATTCCATGTAACCTAGAACATCATCCTTGAGAAAGAATTCAACACAAATGACTATGAAATCAAATCTTAATTCAATCGAGTTATTTTTTCTCAATTCATGTTGGCTCTAAGGTGTCGTGTATCCTTTTTCTAACACAAAGAAATCATTTTGTCATCCAAATAAATCTACAGTTAAAGTATGTACATTCTTGCAGTCTCtgcaaatgaaaattttaaaaatcatgaaatctaGAAATAACATGGCTTCCAAATACCGTGGTCCAAATGCACCCTAAAAGTTGATATATGTTAGTATGTTTATCAGAAAACCATATACAAGAAGATGTAGTGACATGACAATGATCACTTTTGATTATTACCTCTGGTTCCAAATGCTAGTGTCACTGTTTCCAGCCTCCTTTTCACAGTTACTAACCATATGCAAGTGAAGAAATAAAGGGAAACTAGTGATAATCAGGTTTCATTAGCATCCTATAGGTTTTATACCATCGCAAGCTAGTTATTGTCAAATGGAACACACAGCTAGAGTATGGAGATGCCAGAGGAGCGACACATGGAAACTGTAGCAAGAAATGCATGCAGATACAAGATATGTGAATTGACTCCAAATCTTCAGAccaaaaacaagaaaaaaaataaaaattccatGAATTAGAATACAAATATACAGGATGTTTCGTTACCTTAAGCCTATCAAACACAATTAAACATTTCTTCTCATCTCGAATATTGGTATAACCATCCATCATTGTGTGATATATGTTAATAGAAACATCTATTCCTTGTTCTTCCATTTCTCGAACCAAAACTTCAGCTTGAGACATATTGTCACTTTGACTGCACAAGGAAGTGGTTTGAGAAAATTACGAGTATCCCTATCTGATAAAGAACCAAAAAAAAAGCAAATATTGATGTAATCTAAGATTTTCCATTATCTGGAATGAAGACAGAATTCTGCATGTCTTATTCATAAAGATATATTGTTTACAGGAAGTATATTCTGAAATGCCTACTATAAAGCTCCAAGGTAGAGTACTACTCAAGTTAAAAAGATGAGTATAGATCAGTGCCATCATGAAAAATAGCCTGATTATAAGATATACCACAATAAAATTCTGGCTAGCATACTTGAGGTTTAATATGAGTTACCGACATGCATTACTACAATTAGGCTATCCAACACACTAATCTGAGAGGTAATGGCATCTCAATCACAGCATAACTTTGAGAAAGCATATAACATGCATCAAGTAGTGAAATATAAGAAATCGAGTGATATTTTGAAATGGCAATCATTCCAAATAACAAACAGCAGTATCACAAAAGCCATATAAatccataaaaaaaaatactaaccaATGTGCGTAAATGATGTTGCTGTATATTACGCCATTCAAGGAAGAAAACTTTTGCTTTGCCTCTTTGAAGTAGCTATCTGCAGATCTTCCAAAGTAGCAAAGAGGTCATCAGGGAAGATTTATTAGATCAAAAGTAACAAAGATGCATTAGACAGATCGTAGGCGGATCTATATCTCTTTAGTTTTTGACTGAGAAGTAAAAGAATTTTGTATCAGCCAAATCAAATCACAATCAACATTCACAAGTAGCCTGATAAAATCATGCATATCCCAGGTGATTAAACAAACAATACTTGTATAATAATGGAGATGGTTGAGATGACAACATGGATTGCAAACTCAGGAATGTCATAGTCTCATATCAGTTTGGTTATGAATTCAACCAAAACAAACAATGATTATATTCCTTAGCTTCTAGGCTTTCCACATCAAACATATAACAAAAAAATGGTGGATTATAAAAGTTAATGACAAATACATGAATTATCGAAAGTAATACTCACTCAGCATCGAGGACTTTAGCAAACCCAGCAATAAGGATACTGTATGTTGCCATAGTCAACTCAACACCCTCAGTCTTCATTTCATCAACGCAAGACAAAGCCCCACGCATATCTCTGGCAACTGCATAAGCGTGAACAAGGCTGCATGAAATGAATTTACTTAAACGCAAGAAATGAATGCTTAAATCAACTTGATCATTCATAATGCCAAAAGTAAAGTGTTCACAACGAACTATAGAACATGAGGAAAATACTAGAGAAGTTTCAGGCAATTATTCATTTATTTGGGGAACAATTTTGAATTAGAAATCACTTGAAATTGTTCTCCTTTATTTTCCAATTCAGCATAGATATATCTAGCTATTTTCCAAATTGTTCTCCTTTATATTTTTCACACTTTTATCTGGTCTATGGCAAGTAATACACAAGTAAATTTTTTCAACGAAGTATTTACTACAAAAATCAACTAACACAGCATAAATATGATAATTGTATAATATGTTACCTTGTAAATATGCGTTCATCTGGTTCAATTCCTCTTGCTCTCATGCTCTCAAAAGTTGCTCGTGCATGATGTTTATCACCTCTTCTGGCATAATACTTGACCATCAAGCGATAATCTCCTAAAGAGGGCTGAATCATATAGGTTAATAACTCTCAAGTTTTGAGAATGTTATTTAGATGAGCAAAGTTATTTTAAATACTTATTTGGCAATAATGATCCTAGGGGTTGAAGATCCCTGGAATCTAAGGACAAAGAATTAATTCAGGCTTACCCATCAATAGCAAAGAGAGACAGTAATGTTTTAAGAGCCAAATACATGTCTAAACTCAAAACTCCTAATGCACATTGCTTCTTGTTTTTGATAATCTTCAACCTCAATGCAAAGAAAATTAATCTACCCTAAGATGATTGCTTTATATAAACTATGTCATCCACTAGAAGCATTTTCTATGCTGCGGAGGGGATTTTTTAGAATAACAAGGATAAAAGGGTCAAAAATAGTGGTACGGGGGAAGAAAGATTTGTACCTTGGGTATTTTATCAAACGCCGACACTACTGCTTGCCAATCCTCTGGCTTAGTGTCCAAAACCTTCACAAATCTATTGCTAGCATTCCCCCTCTCCACATGCCACTTCGACTTGTACTCCCTACGATCCGACCCCGCTACCCAGTTCATTTTCTCTTCCTTCCTCGCCCTCTGCTGACTCCCGTCGTCCAACCTTACAGTCAAAACCTTCCCATGGAACTCCACTCCGTCAAACTCCACCGCCCTGACAGCGGAATCCTCAGCAGTAGGACTACCGTATAACAGGAAACAATACCCCATATTGCGCTCCGGATCATCATGAGCCCTGATCAACTCGCATTTCTCCACGGGCCCGAATTGGCTGAAGAACTCGACGATCTCGTTCTTCTTGGCCCATCGCGGCAGATTCCCCACAAAAATCTTTCCTTTAACACGATATTTGGCAGCGTCGGCCATGGAATCGGGATTAACAGCAGGCGAGGGAGGATCTTCGACATCGGAATCCGATGGCAGGGTTTCTGCCGGTGGcagcggcggaggaggaggtggaggagagagCTTACTGGAAAGCCAGAGCTTCGGTGCCAAGGGGTTGGTGGTGGAGGGTTTAAGAGCGGTCGAAGGGGCGGTGTCAGGCTCAACAGGGGGTGTTTGCCGGAATGGAGGGTTCAGGGGGCGGCGAATGGTGGCGGAGGATAGCGGCGCGGCGGCGGCTGCTGCAGCTTCCGGCGGTGGCTTATGGGAAGCGCGAGGAGAGAGGAGGATGGAGGGTTTGACAACGAGGGTCGTGGGAGAGAAGGAAGCGGGGACGAAAAGCAAATCCATCAGCGATTTGATTGGTGAAGGGAGTAGAATTTCATGGCTCAGCGATTTGGatttggagaggaagaagggcgtCGAGCGAGGCCGCAGAAGATATCGGGAAAGATAAAGAGGGTGATTTTCATTTCACCCTAATGTTTATTTATTGTTGTAAGAAAGACCTCCTAAAATGTTtacattaaaatatatttttaaataattgaaaatatatatattattttaatctCTGACTTTAGCCGTTATATTGTTCACACTACTAATAAATCTCTGACAAGATTTTACTTGTACTATGCATAGGCTTCTAACTACTCGACGAATGCAAGATCTTTGACAAATTCTGATTTGAATCAGAGTAtcctaataaattaaatattttctctaAATATTTATGATCCCTACGTTTACGTCATCACTTAAATATCTTTTTTCAAATATCTCAAATTTTATAATCAAATATCcccttaattaaatatttatgagTCTCACCTACCAAATATCTTACTCTCAAATAtctcaaattatataataaaatatctaaaaaaataatCATTTCTCCTTATGAGACCCACTTGCATGCCATCAAGAATGAAATCATCGGGCATAAAATTATGTCCGATAATTTTTATTCACCTCTCAAATATCTTTCATGAGGGATCTCTTTCAAATATCTTCATGGGAGATGTCCTTATAAAATCTTATTTgagatatatttatttttggtacaattatgacttagtatgtGTGCATCATGGTCAAACTTGTTAAAAAGAGAATGGTTGAAACTTGAGAGAACTGAAATTGACGTATTTGTTCTTGAATTTTAAGAATAAATTAATTTCTAACTAATTTTTACCAATGTGAAATTGTTTCCAAGTTATTTGACGATCGATTATAAATTGATCCTATAATTTACTTATTAGT is from Zingiber officinale cultivar Zhangliang chromosome 7B, Zo_v1.1, whole genome shotgun sequence and encodes:
- the LOC122004896 gene encoding pentatricopeptide repeat-containing protein At5g04810, chloroplastic-like produces the protein MDLLFVPASFSPTTLVVKPSILLSPRASHKPPPEAAAAAAAPLSSATIRRPLNPPFRQTPPVEPDTAPSTALKPSTTNPLAPKLWLSSKLSPPPPPPPLPPAETLPSDSDVEDPPSPAVNPDSMADAAKYRVKGKIFVGNLPRWAKKNEIVEFFSQFGPVEKCELIRAHDDPERNMGYCFLLYGSPTAEDSAVRAVEFDGVEFHGKVLTVRLDDGSQQRARKEEKMNWVAGSDRREYKSKWHVERGNASNRFVKVLDTKPEDWQAVVSAFDKIPKPSLGDYRLMVKYYARRGDKHHARATFESMRARGIEPDERIFTSLVHAYAVARDMRGALSCVDEMKTEGVELTMATYSILIAGFAKVLDAESADSYFKEAKQKFSSLNGVIYSNIIYAHCQSDNMSQAEVLVREMEEQGIDVSINIYHTMMDGYTNIRDEKKCLIVFDRLKECGFKPSIISYGCLINLYAKIGKVSKALEVSKMMELSGIVHNHKTYSMLINGFIQLKDYANAFSIFEQMLQSGLKPDVVLYNNIICAFSKMGNTDRAIQVVHEMQKGKHRPSTRTFLPIIDAFAAVGDMRRAMEIFDLMRRSGCVPTVEIYNVLIHGLVQKHKMEKAVEVINKMSLTGITPSKHTYTTIMQGYASDGDIGKAFEYFTKIKEAGIELDAFIYEALLKACCKSGRMQSALAVTREMSAQKIPRNTFVYNILIDGWARRGDVWEAADLLHQMKQDGVPPDIHTYTSLINACCKAGDMMRASKVLEEMESARVRPNVKTYTTLIRGWARASLPEKALKCFEEMKLAGLKPDKAAYHCLVTSLLSRTTLAEEYICSGIVRVCKEMVENDLTVDLHTAIHWSKCLRKIERTGGELTEVLQRTFPPSWTSHEIPEISD